The following proteins come from a genomic window of Pieris napi chromosome 15, ilPieNapi1.2, whole genome shotgun sequence:
- the LOC125056722 gene encoding chitin synthase chs-2-like, translated as MAARKSEYKGIPDDSDISDSEFNPLYDDNDELDQRTTQETKGWNLFRDVPVKKETGSMASTEWVDSSVKFLKLIAYITVFSAVLGSAVLAKGTMLFMSSQLKKGRQIPHCNSALALDRQFITVLTLKERITWLWAIIIIFSIPELGMFLRSLRICFFKTARKPSPGIFFTAFLIETLHTIGVATLILIILPELDVVKGAMLMNALCVVPGILNIFSRDTTNSKYYLILLLDILSVSAQVTAFVVWPLLDGTSALWTIPMATICISLTWWENFIGHIDRQSSVFFLYLCEIRDELKKTRYYTHRVLTIWKIIVFMICIMVSMELQGDDSKKFFSWAAEAFGQREYYVHEIQAILQNNVVDLDHTIIEGSFRLPANGVSSLWVAVIQIGAAYVCFACSKFACKILIQQFSFTFSLSLVGPVLVNILIYVCGIRNANPCAYHGTIPDYLSFTIPPVYFLQHYIGREMTWIWLVWLASQAWITIHTWTPRCERLAATDKLFAKPWYSGLLIDQSMLMNRTRDDDADIPVEDILDMKDDASISSSTVEPRDVKPSDNVTRVYICATMWHETREEMLGFLKSILRLDEDQSARRVAQKYLGIIDPDYYELETHIYLDDAFEVSDHSAEDSQVNRFVKTLVDTIDESASEVHLTNIRLRPPKKFPTPYGGRLVWTLPGKNKMICHLKDKSKIRHKKRWSQVMYMYYLLGHRLMDLPLSVDRKEVIAENSYLLALDGDIDFKPSALTLLIDLMKKDKNLGAACGRIHPVGSGFMAWYQIFEYAIGHWLQKATEHMIGCVLCSPGCFSLFRGKALMDDNIMKKYTLTASEARHYVQYDQGEDRWLCTLLLQRGYRVEYSAASDAYTHCPERFDEFFNQRRRWVPSTMANILDLLTDAKHTVKANDNISMLYIAYQIMLMAGTVLGPGTIFLMMIGALNAITGLSNTNALILNAVPVIAFIIICMTCDSKIQIQFANIITCLYAMVMMFVIVGIALQIVEDGWLAPTSIFFVATFGLFFVTGALHPQEISCLLYIGIYYITIPSMYMLLIIYSLCNLNNVSWGTREVAVKKTLKDLELEKKANEEATKKMDTQSVMSWFGKSEETSGSIEFSISGLFRCLCCTNPKEYKEDLHLLKISSALEKIEKRLDNLGAPQEITEPRARRRSSMGIRNDTLSMLTEYEDSEDSVEIPREERDDLINPYWIEDPNLQKGEVDFLTTAETEFWKDLVDAYLRPIDENKAEQDRIKTELKNLRDNMVFAFLMLNVLFVVVVFILQLNQDVLHIKWPFGQKIKIEYDKDNNMVQIDREFLMLEPIGSVFIIFFGLVMVIQFIGMLFHRMGTLTHLLSTAQLNWYFTKKPHEMTGDALFEKRAVEIAKDLQKLNVDDLEKRGVDVSTVSRRKTLHNLEKARDNKHSVVNLDANFKRRLTILQNSDNNTLNRLPSLGGDAATRRATLRALMTRRDSVLADRRRSQLQRDSTSGYLYDEPLVDLGSVGRTSYMNKGYEPALDSDDEPAPPPRRSTVRFRDRESYM; from the exons ATGGCGGCCAGAAAGTCAGAATACAAGGGTATTCCAGATGACAGCGACATATCAGACTCAGAGTTTAACCCTCTTTATGATGACAATGACGAATTAGA TCAACGGACTACCCAAGAAACGAAAGGATGGAATCTATTCCGAGATGTTCCTGTCAAAAAGGAGACTGGGTCTATGGCATCGACAGAGTGGGTGGACTCCAGTGTGAAATTTCTGAAACTCATTGCATATATTACGGTTTTTTCAGCAGTATTAGGTTCAGCTGTTTTAGCCAAAGGGACAATGCTTTTTATGAGTTCTCAACTAAAAAAAGGACGTCAGATTCCACATTGTAATAGCGCATTAG CATTGGATAGGCAGTTTATAACGGTTCTTACATTGAAGGAGCGGATAACATGGCTTTGGGCGataatcattatattttcCATACCGGAGTTAGGAATGTTTTTGAGATCATTGCGTATATGCTTTTTCAAGACCGCTAGGAAACCTAGCCCAGGAATATTCTTTACG gctTTTCTTATAGAAACATTACATACAATAGGCGTAGCAACGCTAATCCTAATCATATTACCAGAGCTAGACGTGGTAAAAGGAGCGATGTTAATGAACGCCTTATGCGTAGTACCAGGAATcttgaatattttttccagAGACACAAcaaattctaaatattatttaattcttctACTGGATATTTTATCGGTGTCTGCTCAAGTTACAGCGTTTGTTGTTTGGCCTTTGCTGGATGGTACTTCAGCATTGTGGACGATTCCTATGGCTACCATTTGCATATCATTAACCTGGTGGGAAAATTTTATAGGCCATATTGATAGACAATCTTCGG TATTCTTTTTATACCTCTGTGAGATACGCGATGAACTTAAAAAGACCCGATACTACACGCATAGAGTGCTAACTATTTGGAAAATCATAGTATTTATGATATGCATAATGGTATCTATGGAGTTGCAAGGTGACGACTCGAAGAAATTCTTTTCGTGGGCTGCTGAGGCTTTTGGACAGCGAGAGTATTACGTGCATGag ATCCAAGCGATTCTTCAAAATAACGTGGTTGACCTAGACCACACGATAATTGAGGGTAGCTTTAGACTGCCTGCAAATGGAGTGTCATCCTTATGGGTCGCAGTCATACAAATTGGGGCGGCGTATGTTTGTTTTGCCTGCTCCAAATTTGCCTGCAAAATCCTTATTCAACAGTTCAGTTTTACGTTCTCTCTAAGTCTGGTTGGACCAGTGCTGGTTAATATACTCATATATGTTTGTGGTATACGGAATGCCAATCCGTGTGCGTATCATGGAACGATACCAGATTACTTGAGCTTTACGATTCCTCCAG TATACTTCTTACAACACTACATCGGTCGTGAAATGACATGGATTTGGTTAGTATGGCTCGCATCTCAAGCTTGGATCACCATACATACATGGACACCTCGTTGTGAGCGTCTTGCGGCTACCGACAAACTATTTGCGAAGCCCTGGTATTCCGGGTTATTGATCGATCAGTCGATGCTTATGAATAGAACGAGGGATGATGATGCCGATATACCAGTAGAA gatATACTAGACATGAAAGATGACGCCTCGATTTCAAGTTCCACAGTTGAACCTCGAGACGTTAAGCCTTCAGATAACGTTACGAG agtGTACATATGCGCAACTATGTGGCACGAAACAAGGGAAGAGATGTTGGGCTTTCTTAAATCCATACTTCGATTGGATGAAGACCAAAGCGCACGTAGAGTTGCTCAAAAATATCTTGGTATTATTGATCCTGATTATTATGAGCTTGAAA cCCACATTTACTTGGACGATGCATTCGAAGTGTCAGATCACAGTGCTGAAGATTCGCAAGTCAATCGTTTCGTAAAAACCCTAGTTGATACAATAGATGAGTCGGCCTCAGAAGTGCATTTGACGAATATAAGGCTTCGGCCACCGAAGAAATTTCCAACACCTTATGGTGGAAGGTTAGTCTGGACACTGCCTGGGAAGAATAAAATGATTTGCCACTTGAAGGATAAATCGAAAATCAGACATAAGAAGAGATGGTCTCAG gTTATGTACATGTACTATTTGCTGGGTCACCGTTTGATGGACCTACCACTCTCAGTGGACCGTAAGGAAGTGATAGCTGAGAACAGCTACCTGTTAGCGTTAGATGGTGACATTGATTTTAAACCTAGTGCATTGACTTTGCTTATCGATTTGATGAAGAAAGATAAGAATTTAGGAGCTGCCTGTGGACGTATTCATCCTGTTGGATCCG gTTTCATGGCTTGGTACCAAATATTTGAGTACGCAATTGGTCACTGGCTTCAAAAGGCCACTGAACATATGATTGGGTGTGTTCTCTGTAGTCCTGGCTGCTTTTCACTGTTCCGAGGAAAGGCTCTGATGGACGATAACATTATGAAGAAATACACTCTCACTGCTAGTGAAGCGCGACATTACGTTCAATACGATCAGG GTGAAGATCGATGGCTGTGTACCTTACTCCTTCAACGAGGCTATCGTGTGGAATATTCAGCGGCATCCGATGCGTATACTCACTGTCCTGAAAGATTTGACGAGTTCTTCAACCAACGGAGACGTTGGGTTCCATCTACTATGGCCAATATTTTGGATCTGTTGACTGATGCCAAACATACTGTTAAGGCCAATGACAACATATCTATGCTATATATTGCGTATCAG ataatgttAATGGCCGGTACAGTTTTGGGTCCTGGAACCATATTCCTGATGATGATTGGAGCTCTTAACGCCATCACTGGACTAAGTAATACAAATGCGTTGATTCTTAATGCAGTACCTGTTATAGCGTTCATCATTATATGTATGACCTGCGATTCTAAAATACAA atacAATTCGCAAACATAATAACATGTTTATACGCTATGGTAATGATGTTTGTGATAGTCGGGATAGCGTTACAAATAGTAGAGGACGGGTGGCTAGCACCCAccagtatattttttgtggCAACATTCGGGCTGTTTTTCGTAACGGGTGCGTTACATCCACAAGAAATTTCCTGTTTACTGTACATCGGAATCTACTACATAACCATTCCAAGCATGTACATGTTGCTTATTATTTACTCACTATGTAATCTTAACAACGTATCTTGGGGTACAAGAGAAGTTGCGGTTAAGAAGACTTTGAAG gaCTTGGAATTAGAGAAGAAGGCAAACGAAGAGGCAACGAAGAAGATGGACACCCAGAGTGTAATGAGCTGGTTCGGTAAATCTGAAGAAACGAGTGGTTCTATAGAGTTCAGCATTTCTGGACTCTTCCGTTGCCTATGTTGTACGAACCCCAAGGAATACAAGGAAGATTTGCATCTACTAAAGATATCTAGCGCGCTGGAAAAGATTGAGAAAAGACTTGATAattt AGGAGCCCCACAAGAAATAACTGAGCCCCGAGCGCGTCGGCGTTCATCAATGGGTATACGTAATGACACACTCTCAATGTTAACCGAATATGAAGATAGTGAAGATTCCGTTGAAATACCAAGG GAAGAGCGAGACGATCTAATAAACCCATATTGGATAGAAGACCCGAATTTGCAAAAAGGTGAAGTTGATTTTCTGACGACGGCTGAAACCGAATTTTGGAAGGACTTAGTTGACGCCTACTTGAGGCCTATTGATGAGAACAAAGCAGAACAG GATAGAATCAAAACTGAATTGAAGAACTTGCGTGATAACATGGTGTTTGCCTTTTTGATGCTGAACGTGCTGTTCGTCGTAGTAGTATTCATACTGCAACTAAATCAAGATGTATTGCATATCAAATGGCCTTTTGGACAGAAGATAAAGATCGAATATGACAAGGATAATAATATG GTGCAAATCGACCGCGAATTCCTAATGTTAGAGCCTATTGGATCcgttttcattattttcttcGGGCTGGTGATGGTAATTCAATTTATCGGCATGTTGTTCCATCGAATGGGGACTCTTACTCATTTGCTGTCTACGGCGCAACTGAACTGGTACTTCACCAAAaag cCTCACGAAATGACTGGCGATGCCCTTTTCGAGAAGCGTGCGGTCGAAATAGCCAAAGACCTGCAAAAATTAAACGTCGATGATTTAGAGAAACGAGGTGTGGATGTCTCCACTGTATCCCGAAGAAAGACTTTACACAACCTCGAAAAAGCCAGGGATAATAAACATAGCGTTGTCAACTTGGACGCTAATTTCAAACGTCGCCTTACCATACTTCAGAATAGTGATAACA ATACCCTGAACCGCCTGCCATCCCTGGGCGGTGATGCGGCGACGCGCCGTGCGACTTTACGCGCGCTCATGACACGCCGAGACTCGGTACTCGCTGACCGACGGCGGTCACAACTGCAGCGGGATTCTACTTCTGGATACCTTTATGATGAACCACTTGTTGAT ctCGGATCAGTCGGCAGAACGTCTTACATGAACAAAGGCTATGAACCCGCGCTGGACAGCGACGATGAACCCGCTCCGCCACCACGACGTAGTACTGTTCGTTTTAGGGACCGAGAAAGTTACATgtga
- the LOC125056596 gene encoding MPN domain-containing protein CG4751 — protein MEDIQTSHLAAALMSGGGTYSNVTFEPPAPSGNVSESVHSEEKKDLVTTHTEPRDEDKEEKDDLGSGEEFTDEESEAQTGNKSTPGRCVTLQMLLEEKMLEPGIAAMTIEYLGQKFVGDLQADGKIKSHETETIFCSPSAWAIHCKRIINPDKRSGCGWASVKYRGKKLDTIKATYLRKKQLQRENMHTDEEVEMEVENPPEPPPQRVVMKHNTVPNRMMQHDANMLIEAISFSSAGKVQPFLVSVSSNACLVLDIHCHLKKEEVYGYLAGTWDMNNHHVTITHTFPCLISKSDSQPRVLVEFDIQVEIEKLGLTLLGWYHSHPTNPAMPSLRDCDNQLEYQIKMRGPSEISYTPCIGVICSPYNPESPVLESSLTFFWVMPPSEQRPTEYPRPLLLQYNMINESHLSTHAMEQIKKSIKYYFTHADENFINFKDNFKPDITFLDKLKSTLAPKFPKEQSDGLLWHFIRDELGCASENDDKMDLDALLAVPQPIPASKPSQTSIPNFPSVSTLQQMVSRPAGVPPINVSSAIGSLSPHKFESPLNIPVLSTSSKSSKSSTLPPSYHGLDMLTNMALGLGPSNIPLSLGNSSLDSLAAANSMLGLTPGLGSSLGSGLSSSKLPELPSYAASLQSLTGMGYDKTSTSTSTSCTTSATPIPASVASNLMMSSADIANALFSASKYSSAGILGIPDPMSKSTLAANNMFLSPSLLKMQESLMKPLSSSSPISSKVIDQGSLMKSPHDLMKGNKDAYLPPDFSASKAKESVMDMKSEAVKDAPKSMSLDSQVSDYSMTSRLGDSYLNQMLELTKKTTIPDYATDYSQVRKHSEDEIQSMATSSHPYPPAPSSIADSMAHSLGNYPEMNDPMDFCKPQDYGMNRNSNESQN, from the exons ATGGAGGATATACAGACATCTCATTTAGCCGCTGCTTTAATGTCCGGAGGTGGAACTTATTCTAACGTAACTTTCGAACCACCGGCTCCATCCGGAAATGTTAGTGAAAGTGTTCATTCAGAAGAAAAGAAAGATCTTGTTACAACACACACAGAGCCTCGAGATGAAGACAAAGAAGAAAAAGATGATTTGGGAAGTGGTGAAGAATTTACAGATGag GAATCAGAAGCACAGACTGGTAACAAATCTACACCAGGAAGGTGTGTAACTCTACAAATGCTTTtagaagaaaaaatgttaGAGCCTGGAATAGCGGCAATGACTATTGAATATCTA GGACAAAAATTTGTTGGTGATTTGCAAGCAGATGGTAAAATTAAATCTCATGAGactgaaacaatattttgttccCCATCTGCATGGGCCATACATTGCAAGAGAATAATAAACCCAGACAAAAGATCAGGTTGTGGATGGGCTTCTGTCAAATATAGAGGAAAGAAATTAGATACTATTAAAGCTACATATCTAAGGAAAAAACAATTGCAACGAGAAAACATGCACACTGATG AGGAAGTAGAAATGGAGGTTGAAAATCCACCAGAGCCTCCACCACAAAGAGTAGTCATGAAGCACAATACTGTCCCTAACAGAATGATGCAGCA TGATGCCAACATGCTAATAGAAGCAATATCATTCTCTTCTGCTGGTAAAGTGCAGCCATTTCTGGTATCTGTCAGTTCAAATGCCTGTCTCGTACTAGACATCCATTGCCATTTAAAGAAAGAGGAGGTCTATGGGTACCTTGCTGGGACATGGGATATGAATAATCATC atgtTACAATAACACACACATTCCCATGCTTAATAAGTAAAAGTGACAGTCAACCTCGGGTGCTTGTTGAGTTTGATATCCAAGTCGAAATTGAAAAACTTGGGCTAACTCTTTTGGGATGGTACCACTCCCATCCAACTAACCCGGCGATGCCAAGTCTTAGAGATTGCGATAACCAACTGgaatatcaaattaaaatgagAGGACCCTCGGAGATATCTTATACACCTTGTATAGGCGTTATATgtt cgCCATATAATCCCGAAAGTCCGGTATTGGAATCGTCGCTCACATTCTTTTGGGTGATGCCACCTTCGGAACAAAGGCCGACAGAGTATCCGCGTCCTTTATTACTACAGTATAACATGATTAACGAATCCCACCTATCTACCCACGCAATggaacaaataaagaaaagcataaaatactattttacaCACGCAGACGAAAATTTCATCAACTTCAAAGATAACTTCAAACCCGATATCACGTTTTtggataaattaaaatcaactCTAGCTCCAAAATTCCCTAAGGAACAAAGCGATGGTTTACTTTGGCATTTTATTAGGGACGAGTTGGGATGTGCCTCTGAAAATGACGATAAGATGGATTTGGACGCCCTATTAGCTGTCCCACAACCTATTCCTGCTTCTAAGCCCAGTCAGACATCGATACCTAACTTTCCTTCGGTCAGCACTTTGCAACAAATGGTCAGCCGACCGGCTGGTGTTCCTCCGATAAATGTCTCCTCTGCCATTGGCTCTCTATCGCCCCATAAGTTTGAGTCTCCTTTAAATATACCAGTTTTGTCTACTTCTTCTAAATCGTCTAAATCCTCCACGTTACCTCCATCTTACCACGGCTTAGATATGTTGACTAACATGGCTTTAGGGTTAGGTCCTTCAAACATTCCGCTCTCTTTAGGAAATAGTAGTTTAGATAGCTTGGCGGCTGCGAATAGCATGTTGGGCCTTACTCCCGGCCTAGGGTCGAGTTTGGGTAGCGGTCTTTCCAGTAGTAAGCTGCCGGAACTTCCGTCTTACGCGGCGTCATTGCAAAGTCTTACCGGAATGGGTTACGACAAAACTTCGACTAGTACGTCAACGAGTTGTACGACGTCCGCTACTCCTATACCCGCGAGTGTCGCATCAAATTTGATGATGAGCTCGGCCGATATCGCCAACGCTTTGTTCTCAGCGAGCAAATATTCGAGCGCAGGAATTTTGGGAATACCAGATCCGATGTCGAAATCCACCTTAGCTGCGAATAATATGTTCCTATCTCCGTCCCTTCTAAAAATGCAGGAGTCGTTAATGAAGCCGCTCTCTAGTAGCAGTCCCATTTCTTCAAAAGTGATAGATCAGGGCTCTCTTATGAAATCCCCCCATGACCTGATGAAGGGAAACAAGGATGCCTATTTACCTCCCGATTTTTCTGCTAGCAAGGCGAAAGAAAGTGTTATGGATATGAAAAGCGAAGCCGTAAAGGACGCACCGAAATCTATGAGTTTGGATTCGCAGGTGTCAGACTATAGTATGACGTCAAGGCTTGGTGATTCATACCTCAATCAAATGTTGGAACTTACGAAAAAGACGACAATACCAGATTATGCAACGGATTACAGCCAAGTGCGAAAACATTCTGAAGATGAAATACAATCTATGGCGACATCATCGCATCCGTATCCGCCGGCCCCATCAAGTATTGCCGACTCAATGGCTCACAGCTTAGGGAATTACCCTGAAATGAATGATCCAATGGATTTCTGTAAGCCCCAAGATTATGGTATGAATAGAAACTCTAATGAATCTCAGAACTAA